A region from the Beduinella massiliensis genome encodes:
- the nadD gene encoding nicotinate-nucleotide adenylyltransferase — protein MQKIGVFGGSFNPIHRGHIAMALCALDAFSLQKMLLLPTGNPPHKREGLADKRDRLEMVRLAALEDARLQACDLEVTRGGVIYTVDTLHLLRARMPDASLYYLIGADTLLDLHTWRHVDEVLSLTSFIVCGRPGYGSEEVISCMDTLRQSGAVMYWLDMPALDISATMVRALAAQKGPLEKAVTAKVAAYIRNHALYGA, from the coding sequence GTGCAAAAGATCGGCGTATTCGGCGGCAGCTTTAACCCGATTCACAGGGGCCACATCGCCATGGCCCTTTGCGCGCTGGACGCTTTTTCGCTTCAAAAGATGCTTTTGCTTCCGACCGGTAACCCACCGCACAAGCGGGAGGGGCTGGCGGACAAGCGCGACCGCTTGGAAATGGTGCGCCTTGCGGCGCTCGAGGATGCGAGGCTTCAGGCCTGCGATCTGGAGGTCACGAGGGGCGGCGTGATATACACGGTCGATACGCTTCATCTCCTACGCGCGCGCATGCCGGACGCCTCGCTGTATTATCTGATCGGTGCGGATACGTTGCTGGATCTGCACACCTGGCGACATGTGGACGAGGTGCTCTCGCTTACCAGCTTTATCGTGTGCGGGCGGCCGGGATACGGATCGGAGGAAGTGATCTCATGTATGGACACCCTGCGCCAAAGCGGTGCGGTCATGTATTGGCTCGACATGCCGGCGCTGGACATATCGGCGACCATGGTGCGTGCTCTTGCTGCGCAAAAGGGGCCGCTGGAGAAGGCCGTCACGGCGAAGGTCGCCGCGTACATACGAAACCACGCTCTGTACGGCGCGTGA
- the yqeK gene encoding bis(5'-nucleosyl)-tetraphosphatase (symmetrical) YqeK codes for MTRTDMLKKLKKTLDPQRYSHTLGVEETAVRMARTFGADERKASLAGLLHDCAKCCSLQEMNAYVQNDSIAQTVDSDMRASRALMHGPAGVARARAEYGVDDPEVLHAIRYHTTGCAGMSALDKIIYLADMIEPGRKEYPGLSDVRALCESDLDGAMRLALSQSAGYVNENRQALHPDTQKALIALTEPLQEETKC; via the coding sequence ATGACGCGAACTGACATGCTGAAAAAGCTGAAGAAGACGCTGGACCCGCAGCGCTACAGCCATACGCTGGGCGTCGAGGAGACGGCCGTTCGGATGGCGCGGACGTTCGGGGCGGACGAGCGGAAGGCATCGCTCGCCGGGCTTCTGCATGACTGCGCAAAATGCTGTTCTTTGCAGGAAATGAACGCGTACGTACAGAATGATAGCATAGCACAGACGGTAGATAGCGACATGCGCGCTTCGCGCGCGCTGATGCACGGCCCTGCAGGGGTGGCGCGTGCGCGCGCGGAATACGGCGTGGACGACCCTGAGGTGCTGCACGCCATCCGTTACCACACGACAGGATGCGCGGGCATGTCTGCTTTGGACAAGATCATCTATCTGGCGGACATGATCGAGCCGGGGCGCAAGGAATACCCGGGCCTTTCGGACGTGCGCGCCCTGTGCGAATCGGATCTTGACGGCGCAATGCGCCTGGCCTTATCCCAAAGCGCCGGCTACGTGAACGAAAACCGCCAGGCGCTGCATCCCGATACGCAAAAAGCGCTGATCGCGCTGACAGAACCTTTACAGGAGGAAACGAAATGCTGA
- a CDS encoding DUF2207 domain-containing protein, which translates to MKKRMIVCCLLLLLLGIASGAGAEDQATYQRAADFLIEIEEDGSAIVSERWEVEFSGEDEFSRYGRVYLPSQRYALTDWRVAVDGKPCTILGAPDEARPEGRAAVYEDERGTVVEVYHRSENEARTIEIGYTVQDAVLLYDDVAEFAWNLTGASEVSHTGYVRASLTLPYAEGAETADYHIWAHGPLNGSLVKEDANHASLSVGDVPGEEPLDVRVAMPPDWFTGGHRMDGNGMETILAQEARLAERANFRRHALTIRLCVLAAVAALCLCLAWILKRTGVIGRGGYATGGERVRSAWRHDAANEPEYLYALPDGRSPALVGLLCHFYDRADVSGQILTATLMELSRKGCVKIENDTDQAYLSFNKVDAELLPHEQAMRELLLWAAQDRARLSMQDVKARMEEKPEEAKKKLDAFFAPVETELKSLTERPRWNQNGFVLAGMSSVLAFLLCVGVTLLTSVEMYLSGLLLAAALFFIVLRWGAPGVRLSQEGEDVLAGWSAFGRYLDAFVLEKETELPDVNVWRQWIVYATAMGRDERLLEALPLRYPEMKAGPYDGGVNPWYNYALYSSAMNSSLHDLGDSMRTASKWQPAADASAAGSGGGFSSSGGGSGSGSGGSFSN; encoded by the coding sequence CGCCGGGGCGGAGGATCAGGCGACCTATCAGCGCGCGGCGGACTTCCTGATCGAGATTGAGGAGGACGGAAGCGCGATCGTTTCGGAGAGATGGGAAGTGGAGTTCAGCGGGGAGGACGAGTTTTCGCGCTATGGGCGCGTATACCTTCCCTCGCAGCGCTATGCGCTGACGGATTGGCGTGTCGCCGTGGATGGGAAGCCGTGCACGATCCTTGGCGCTCCGGATGAGGCCAGACCGGAAGGCCGGGCCGCGGTCTACGAGGACGAGCGCGGAACAGTGGTGGAGGTATACCATCGCAGCGAAAACGAAGCGCGCACGATCGAAATCGGTTACACGGTTCAGGACGCAGTGCTTCTTTATGACGATGTCGCTGAATTTGCGTGGAACCTGACGGGCGCGAGCGAGGTCTCCCATACGGGGTACGTACGGGCCTCCCTGACGTTGCCGTACGCGGAAGGGGCGGAGACTGCGGATTATCACATCTGGGCGCACGGTCCTCTGAACGGCAGCTTGGTGAAGGAAGACGCTAACCACGCATCTTTGAGCGTCGGCGACGTGCCGGGCGAAGAGCCGCTGGACGTCCGCGTCGCCATGCCGCCCGATTGGTTTACCGGCGGGCACAGGATGGATGGAAACGGTATGGAGACGATCCTTGCGCAGGAAGCGCGCCTCGCAGAGCGCGCGAACTTCCGCAGGCACGCCCTGACGATTCGCCTCTGCGTCCTGGCGGCCGTAGCGGCCCTTTGTCTATGCCTGGCCTGGATATTGAAGCGTACGGGCGTTATCGGGCGCGGCGGCTACGCGACAGGCGGCGAGCGCGTGCGTTCCGCCTGGCGGCACGACGCCGCAAACGAGCCGGAATATCTGTATGCCCTGCCCGACGGCCGCTCTCCGGCGCTCGTGGGGCTGCTGTGCCATTTTTACGACCGGGCGGACGTATCCGGGCAGATTTTGACGGCGACGCTGATGGAGCTGAGCCGCAAAGGCTGTGTAAAGATAGAAAATGACACGGATCAGGCGTATCTGTCGTTCAATAAGGTGGATGCGGAGCTTTTGCCGCACGAACAGGCGATGCGCGAGCTGCTCTTGTGGGCTGCGCAGGACAGGGCACGCCTGTCGATGCAGGATGTCAAAGCGCGGATGGAAGAAAAGCCGGAGGAAGCGAAGAAAAAGCTGGATGCGTTCTTTGCGCCCGTCGAGACGGAACTGAAATCGTTGACCGAAAGGCCCCGCTGGAACCAGAACGGATTCGTGCTGGCGGGCATGTCGTCTGTGCTTGCCTTCCTACTTTGCGTCGGGGTGACGCTGCTGACGTCCGTCGAAATGTACCTGTCGGGCCTGCTGCTCGCTGCGGCGCTCTTTTTCATCGTCCTTCGATGGGGCGCGCCCGGCGTCCGCCTGAGCCAGGAAGGGGAAGATGTGCTCGCTGGTTGGAGCGCATTTGGGCGTTATCTGGACGCCTTCGTGCTCGAAAAAGAGACGGAACTGCCCGATGTGAACGTGTGGAGGCAGTGGATCGTCTACGCCACGGCCATGGGCAGGGACGAGCGGCTGCTCGAGGCGCTTCCGCTGCGCTATCCGGAGATGAAGGCGGGGCCCTATGACGGGGGTGTGAATCCGTGGTACAATTATGCCCTGTATTCCTCCGCGATGAACAGCAGCCTGCATGACCTAGGAGATTCGATGCGCACGGCGTCGAAGTGGCAGCCCGCCGCGGATGCGAGCGCCGCTGGCAGCGGCGGCGGCTTTTCCTCTTCCGGCGGCGGCAGCGGCAGCGGAAGCGGCGGAAGCTTTTCAAACTGA
- a CDS encoding HAD-IA family hydrolase, which yields MKYKCLVLDHDDTVAISTPDIHYPAFVDTLSVLRPNMRLTLEEFLLASFDPGFSDFCYETLGFSETEMAFQLQNWRRHAENKIPRFYDGIAEIVRLQKEAGGHVCVVSHSYADNILRDYRENGCIAPDAVFGWEQGEGRRKPDPYPLQEIMARFGLSPGELLVVDDLKPGFDMARACGVSFACAGWSGRVEQIERFMRAHCDFYFETVEALRAFQFPTR from the coding sequence ATGAAGTACAAATGCTTGGTGCTAGACCATGACGACACGGTGGCGATAAGCACGCCCGATATTCACTATCCCGCTTTCGTCGACACCCTTTCCGTGCTGCGCCCGAACATGCGCCTGACGCTGGAAGAATTTCTGCTGGCCAGCTTCGATCCGGGCTTCAGCGACTTCTGCTATGAGACGCTTGGCTTTTCGGAAACGGAAATGGCATTTCAGCTTCAGAATTGGCGAAGACACGCGGAGAACAAAATTCCGCGTTTCTATGACGGCATCGCGGAGATCGTTCGGCTGCAGAAGGAAGCGGGCGGGCACGTCTGCGTGGTGTCGCACTCCTACGCCGACAACATCCTGCGCGATTATCGGGAAAACGGATGCATCGCGCCGGACGCGGTCTTCGGCTGGGAGCAGGGGGAGGGCAGGCGAAAGCCTGATCCTTACCCGCTCCAGGAGATCATGGCACGCTTTGGTCTTTCGCCCGGCGAGCTGCTCGTCGTCGATGATCTCAAGCCCGGTTTTGACATGGCCCGCGCCTGCGGCGTGTCCTTCGCCTGCGCCGGATGGTCCGGACGGGTGGAACAAATCGAGCGGTTCATGCGCGCGCACTGCGATTTTTACTTTGAGACGGTGGAAGCGCTGCGGGCCTTTCAGTTTCCGACTCGTTGA